A stretch of the Prochlorococcus marinus str. MIT 0918 genome encodes the following:
- a CDS encoding TIGR01548 family HAD-type hydrolase: MNLNLKGLVLFDIDGVIRDVAKSYRLSVQKTVKKFCGWEPTNKTIDELKSEGFWNNDWDASLELIKRHINSHNLDIKLPKKTNLIKEFSTFYFGENFSLSPNEWNGFIKNEKLLVEKEFFQKLTEMGFNWGFVSGAEPPSAKFVLENRLGLTKPPLIAMGEAPEKPDPSGFIKLASNLLPMPLGKNNVPIAYLGDTVADVMTVENAREILPTQKFISIAVAPPHLHSVNNSSNRNAYEKKLIAAGANKILKSTNDIFEYLATW, translated from the coding sequence ATGAATTTAAATTTAAAAGGGCTTGTACTATTTGATATCGACGGTGTTATTCGTGATGTTGCCAAGAGCTATAGATTGTCAGTACAAAAAACTGTAAAAAAATTTTGCGGGTGGGAACCAACTAATAAAACAATTGATGAACTTAAATCAGAAGGGTTTTGGAATAATGATTGGGATGCAAGTTTAGAACTAATTAAAAGACATATTAATTCTCATAATTTAGATATAAAATTACCTAAAAAAACAAATTTAATAAAAGAATTTAGCACCTTTTACTTTGGGGAGAATTTCTCTCTAAGCCCAAATGAATGGAATGGCTTTATCAAGAATGAAAAGCTTTTAGTAGAAAAAGAATTTTTTCAAAAGTTAACCGAAATGGGTTTTAACTGGGGTTTTGTTAGTGGAGCAGAACCTCCATCCGCAAAATTTGTACTGGAAAATCGACTTGGGCTTACAAAACCGCCTCTAATAGCCATGGGAGAAGCACCCGAAAAACCAGATCCATCAGGCTTCATTAAGCTTGCTTCAAACCTTTTACCAATGCCTCTTGGCAAAAACAATGTTCCTATTGCATATCTAGGCGATACAGTTGCTGATGTAATGACTGTTGAAAATGCCCGTGAGATATTACCAACTCAAAAATTTATAAGTATTGCAGTTGCTCCTCCTCACCTTCACAGCGTAAATAACAGCTCAAACCGTAATGCTTATGAAAAAAAATTAATAGCCGCAGGGGCCAATAAAATACTCAAATCAACAAATGACATTTTTGAA